In one Rutidosis leptorrhynchoides isolate AG116_Rl617_1_P2 chromosome 8, CSIRO_AGI_Rlap_v1, whole genome shotgun sequence genomic region, the following are encoded:
- the LOC139861851 gene encoding photosystem I reaction center subunit III, chloroplastic-like has protein sequence MSFTLSTSFFQPLEISKTSQLTSRSKVTTSSPGTIVCSGASEDKSKSGDGKSSLKAMSAALAISSILVSSTVPALPAAADISGLTPCKESKQFAKREKQQLKKLENSLKLYAPDSAPALAIKATMEKTKRRFDNYGKLGLLCGSDGLPHLIVSGDQRHWGEFITPGFLFLYIAGWIGWVGRSYLIAIRDDKKPTQKEIVIDVPLASRLVWRGFSWPVAAYREYLNGELIDPTV, from the exons ATGTCGTTCACACTCTCCACAAGCTTCTTCCAACCACTAGAAATATCAAAAACATCTCAACTCACTTCCAGATCAAAAGTTACTACTTCCAGTCCCGGTACTATTGTGTGTTCTGGAGCTTCAGAAGATAAAAGCAAAAGTGGTGATGGAAAAAGTTCGTTAAAAGCAATGTCGGCAGCACTCGCAATATCGTCGATTTTAGTATCGTCGACGGTGCCAGCGCTGCCGGCAGCTGCGGATATTTCGGGGTTGACTCCGTGTAAGGAGTCAAAGCAGTTTGCTAAGAGGGAAAAACAGCAGTTGAAGAAGCTTGAAAATTCTCTTAAACTTTATGCACCTGATAGTGCTCCTGCTCTTGCTATTAAGGCTACCATGGAAAAAACTAAGCGCAG ATTCGACAACTACGGAAAGCTTGGATTGTTGTGCGGATCAGATGGGCTACCGCACTTAATTGTAAGTGGAGATCAAAGGCATTGGGGCGAGTTCATTACCCCCGGGTTTCTGTTTTTGTACATAGCCGGATGGATTGGGTGGGTCGGAAGAAGTTACTTGATCGCTATTCGAGATGATAAGAAACCGACACAAAAAGAAATCGTCATTGATGTTCCGTTGGCTTCTCGGTTGGTATGGCGTGGTTTCAGTTGGCCCGTTGCTGCATACCGTGAGTACCTGAATGGTGAACTAATTGACCCAACTGTCTAA